A portion of the Pseudarthrobacter defluvii genome contains these proteins:
- a CDS encoding DUF4244 domain-containing protein encodes MSTNHRRRNYSANYSAGTSALAACGLRPGLLQPGRGDGRLRNISGAPRAFAPVSLADALSMKASGTTASARTTSVPLPGNVVELCLDSVGHGVAATYSFTCSVGTRPVESGATFHPPTSGPRDVPSKAARNARLMCSEAGMATAEYAIATLAAVGFAGLLVFILRSDEVRGFLLNLIRTALALP; translated from the coding sequence ATGTCCACCAACCACCGCCGCCGTAACTACTCCGCCAACTACTCCGCCGGAACTTCCGCGCTCGCTGCTTGCGGCCTGCGGCCCGGCCTGCTGCAGCCCGGGCGGGGAGACGGTCGCCTTCGCAACATCAGCGGCGCCCCGCGCGCTTTCGCGCCTGTATCGCTCGCCGACGCACTTTCCATGAAGGCATCAGGCACCACCGCTTCAGCGCGGACCACATCCGTTCCGCTGCCAGGCAACGTCGTGGAGCTCTGCCTCGATTCAGTGGGGCATGGCGTGGCTGCTACTTATTCGTTTACTTGTTCGGTGGGGACCCGCCCAGTCGAGTCCGGTGCAACTTTTCACCCGCCCACCTCCGGTCCTAGAGATGTCCCATCCAAGGCCGCACGCAACGCAAGACTGATGTGTTCTGAGGCCGGAATGGCCACGGCGGAATATGCCATCGCTACCCTGGCCGCGGTTGGGTTCGCCGGGCTGCTGGTGTTTATCCTCCGGAGCGATGAGGTTCGGGGGTTCCTGCTCAACCTCATCCGCACCGCCTTGGCGCTGCCGTGA
- a CDS encoding type II secretion system F family protein: MTAVLGPGPVLFLLLAAGAWLACSSHDRSRQRLRRLSPSPGPGAKHTTGTGGSRSRGLNDTAMMLELVAAMLDAGAGLGRSLELVAASAAPQYRDSLRPVVSALAIGADWETAWRSSAARSSGILELRDALGFAALTGAPSSAILYAQAARLRRERFRAAEKRAASLGVKLVVPLGLCSLPAFICLGVVPVLLALVPSGS; this comes from the coding sequence ATGACCGCGGTTTTGGGTCCGGGCCCCGTGCTTTTCCTGCTGCTCGCGGCCGGCGCATGGCTCGCCTGCTCCAGCCATGACCGGTCTCGCCAACGGCTGCGACGCCTGTCGCCGTCTCCTGGGCCGGGGGCAAAGCACACCACGGGTACGGGAGGAAGTCGCAGCAGGGGCCTGAACGACACGGCCATGATGCTTGAGCTCGTTGCTGCCATGCTCGATGCGGGGGCCGGGCTTGGAAGATCGCTCGAGCTGGTGGCCGCCTCCGCGGCACCGCAGTACAGGGACTCGCTGCGGCCCGTGGTCTCGGCGCTGGCCATCGGCGCCGATTGGGAAACCGCCTGGCGCAGCTCTGCCGCCCGCAGCAGCGGGATCCTTGAGCTTCGTGATGCCTTGGGCTTCGCAGCCCTCACCGGTGCCCCGTCGTCCGCGATCCTGTATGCCCAGGCCGCAAGGCTCCGGCGGGAACGGTTCCGGGCCGCTGAAAAGCGGGCTGCCTCGCTTGGGGTGAAGCTGGTGGTTCCGCTGGGCCTGTGCTCGCTCCCTGCCTTCATTTGCCTGGGTGTGGTTCCTGTGCTGCTGGCGCTAGTGCCGTCCGGCTCCTAG
- a CDS encoding TadE family type IV pilus minor pilin, producing the protein MTAEFAVALPAVLALLAMLLAGAAAGMTQLRIEEGARAGARALARGDDPAAVERTVRTLAGGSAAASISADGEWLSITVTDKVPGPLGSSIPWTLTARASTRSETAGTGTAGGAGGGLTEGTGLK; encoded by the coding sequence GTGACGGCGGAGTTTGCCGTGGCACTTCCCGCCGTGCTGGCGCTGCTGGCCATGCTGCTTGCCGGTGCCGCCGCCGGCATGACGCAGTTGCGCATCGAAGAGGGAGCCCGGGCCGGCGCCAGGGCCTTGGCTCGGGGCGATGACCCGGCGGCGGTGGAACGGACAGTCCGGACGCTTGCCGGTGGGTCGGCGGCCGCCTCCATATCTGCCGACGGAGAGTGGCTCAGCATCACCGTGACGGACAAGGTGCCCGGGCCCCTGGGATCCTCCATCCCGTGGACCCTCACCGCCCGTGCCTCAACACGCAGTGAAACCGCAGGAACCGGAACTGCCGGCGGTGCTGGCGGTGGCCTGACCGAGGGCACAGGGCTCAAATGA
- a CDS encoding Rv3654c family TadE-like protein: MMGKAKLLRPVGKEGSSASLPGRAPTRHCRRSPTGCCRAPTRRFRRAPAWRCRWAQSGQSGPAPGWRRSGVDDGRERGSGTVLAAGLALVVITAMAVMLLLAQSAVLASRAAAAADLSALAAADALRGISSGEPCTVAADVAARHAATVISCTEGAGQTIEVRTELGERSLLGAATGRARAGPPP; this comes from the coding sequence ATGATGGGGAAAGCCAAGCTACTACGTCCGGTGGGCAAAGAGGGCAGCTCCGCCTCACTCCCCGGTCGCGCTCCAACAAGGCACTGCAGACGGTCCCCAACCGGGTGCTGCCGCGCTCCAACCAGGCGGTTCCGCAGGGCTCCAGCCTGGCGTTGCCGTTGGGCCCAGAGCGGGCAGTCCGGGCCCGCTCCCGGGTGGCGGCGGTCAGGAGTCGACGATGGCCGTGAGCGCGGCTCCGGGACGGTTCTGGCTGCAGGGCTGGCGCTTGTGGTCATCACGGCGATGGCGGTCATGCTGCTGCTGGCCCAGTCAGCTGTCCTCGCAAGCCGGGCGGCTGCAGCTGCGGACCTGTCCGCGCTTGCTGCGGCGGACGCACTTCGCGGCATCAGCAGCGGTGAGCCCTGCACGGTTGCCGCCGACGTGGCAGCACGCCACGCGGCGACGGTCATCAGCTGCACTGAGGGGGCCGGGCAAACCATTGAGGTGCGGACCGAGCTTGGCGAGCGCTCGCTGCTGGGTGCAGCCACCGGTCGTGCCCGGGCAGGGCCTCCACCATAG
- the ssd gene encoding septum site-determining protein Ssd has protein sequence MSAGRGEVLLVTSSGVLRAEVERIVAAAGGKLRVVADAVEGGRYWDSAAAVLVGSDIRELPPRRSTPAVMVGLDGEGDSLWHLAAALGAERVAVLPDAAAWLADHLSRSRSPGPGGLVLGVIGGCGGAGATTAAIWIAQAAAGLGARVLLVDGDPWGGGLELALAAEENPGLRWPDLAEARGSIDPLQLTDSLPVAGGFSFLSWPATREQLLPVAAAAAAGVLDAARRGYELVVVDVGRGAEPLRTVAWDCDRILLVVPAQLQAAVAAVRLLQELPPVEAGLLVRGRPGAALDTSLIADAVGLPVQGRIPDLRAVAGAMESGRLLDLGKRRNIRHFGGAVLDWLGEDLPAGDVE, from the coding sequence GTGTCCGCGGGACGGGGCGAGGTACTGCTGGTTACCTCCTCCGGTGTCCTCCGCGCCGAAGTGGAACGCATTGTGGCAGCCGCCGGCGGCAAGTTGCGCGTCGTCGCGGACGCGGTGGAGGGCGGGCGCTACTGGGACTCGGCAGCAGCAGTCCTGGTGGGAAGTGACATCAGGGAACTGCCGCCCCGCCGGAGCACGCCTGCGGTCATGGTGGGCCTTGACGGCGAGGGCGACAGCCTTTGGCATCTCGCGGCTGCCTTGGGTGCGGAACGTGTTGCCGTGCTGCCCGATGCCGCCGCCTGGCTGGCGGATCATCTCAGCCGGTCGCGCTCGCCGGGTCCGGGTGGGCTGGTCCTTGGCGTCATCGGTGGCTGCGGCGGTGCCGGGGCCACTACCGCTGCCATCTGGATAGCGCAAGCGGCAGCAGGGCTGGGTGCCAGGGTCCTGCTGGTGGACGGAGACCCGTGGGGAGGAGGCCTGGAACTGGCCCTCGCCGCGGAGGAGAATCCCGGCCTGCGGTGGCCGGACCTCGCCGAGGCCAGGGGAAGCATTGATCCCCTGCAGCTCACCGACTCCCTGCCGGTTGCCGGTGGCTTTTCCTTCCTGTCCTGGCCCGCCACGCGGGAACAACTCCTCCCGGTGGCTGCGGCGGCCGCAGCCGGCGTGCTCGATGCCGCGCGGCGGGGTTACGAACTGGTTGTTGTTGATGTGGGACGCGGCGCGGAGCCGCTCCGCACGGTGGCGTGGGACTGCGACCGGATCTTGTTGGTGGTGCCGGCGCAGCTACAGGCAGCGGTTGCGGCCGTGCGCCTGCTGCAGGAACTTCCGCCGGTGGAGGCGGGACTGCTGGTTCGGGGGCGGCCCGGCGCGGCGCTCGACACTTCCCTGATCGCCGACGCCGTGGGGCTGCCGGTTCAGGGCCGCATCCCAGACCTGCGTGCCGTCGCCGGGGCCATGGAATCGGGCCGCCTCCTGGACCTGGGGAAGCGGCGGAATATCCGCCACTTTGGCGGAGCCGTGCTCGATTGGCTCGGAGAGGACCTGCCGGCGGGGGACGTGGAGTGA
- a CDS encoding TadA family conjugal transfer-associated ATPase, translated as MRRPSGTPLTSAPETRGAAGAGGLGERRSARILAANQAGRPGRSRDTAGTGRPVDSGLLESVRESMMAEAGAVTPSRVAAAVQATGKLLGTAGSLAAVERISAELNGLGPLQELTRDPGVTDIFVNAPDSVWVDRGRGIERVPVLFDGEAQLRALACRLVAAGGRRLDDGSPCVDVRLAGGYRVHAVLPPVSTSGTLLSVRIRRERVFSMAELGSGGMFGPGVQAVLERMVTKRLSFLVSGATGSGKTTLLSTLLGLCSPEERLVLIEDASELNPVHPHVVALESRHGNLEGGGAVDLGELVRQALRMRPDRLVVGECRGAEVRELLTAMNTGHSGGGGTIHANTAAAVPARLNALGALAGLGPEAVRLQAASALDAVIHVGRTQRGREVLCIGLIDDGPEGLTVVPAVGQAGSPGPAWPALAVRLGMDRGDIL; from the coding sequence GTGAGGCGGCCATCAGGTACTCCCTTAACTTCGGCGCCGGAGACGCGCGGGGCGGCAGGGGCGGGAGGCCTCGGTGAGCGGCGCAGCGCACGCATCCTGGCAGCGAACCAGGCCGGTCGCCCGGGGCGCAGCAGGGACACCGCCGGCACGGGCAGGCCCGTCGATTCCGGACTGCTGGAATCCGTCCGCGAGTCGATGATGGCAGAGGCTGGAGCCGTGACGCCCTCCCGCGTGGCCGCAGCCGTCCAGGCCACGGGAAAATTGTTGGGTACCGCCGGATCACTTGCCGCAGTGGAGCGGATCAGCGCCGAGCTCAATGGGCTGGGGCCGCTGCAGGAGCTGACGCGGGACCCCGGTGTCACCGATATCTTCGTCAACGCTCCCGATTCCGTCTGGGTGGACCGGGGACGGGGCATCGAACGCGTCCCCGTCCTGTTCGACGGGGAGGCACAGCTGCGGGCGCTGGCCTGCAGGCTCGTGGCTGCAGGCGGGCGCCGCCTCGATGACGGTTCCCCCTGCGTCGATGTCAGGCTTGCCGGCGGTTACCGTGTCCATGCCGTGTTGCCGCCGGTATCCACGTCCGGGACGCTGCTGAGTGTCCGGATCCGGAGGGAACGGGTGTTCAGCATGGCGGAGCTGGGCTCCGGCGGCATGTTCGGGCCAGGAGTGCAGGCGGTGCTCGAGAGGATGGTCACCAAAAGGTTGAGCTTCCTGGTCAGTGGTGCCACGGGCTCCGGCAAGACGACATTGCTGTCCACCCTGCTGGGCCTGTGTTCCCCGGAAGAGCGCCTGGTCCTGATCGAGGATGCGTCCGAACTGAACCCCGTCCACCCGCACGTCGTCGCCCTGGAGTCACGCCATGGGAACCTCGAAGGAGGCGGCGCGGTGGACTTGGGGGAACTCGTCCGGCAGGCGCTCCGGATGCGCCCGGACAGGCTGGTGGTGGGGGAGTGCAGAGGTGCTGAAGTACGTGAACTCCTCACCGCGATGAACACCGGGCACAGCGGCGGCGGAGGCACCATCCACGCAAACACCGCTGCAGCCGTACCGGCCAGGCTCAACGCCCTCGGTGCGCTCGCAGGGCTCGGTCCGGAGGCTGTGCGGCTCCAGGCGGCCAGCGCGCTGGATGCGGTCATCCACGTGGGCAGGACGCAGCGGGGCAGGGAAGTCTTGTGCATTGGGCTTATCGACGACGGCCCGGAGGGGTTGACGGTGGTGCCGGCCGTTGGACAAGCGGGGTCGCCGGGCCCCGCATGGCCTGCCCTGGCGGTCCGATTGGGGATGGACCGCGGGGACATCCTGTGA
- a CDS encoding type II secretion system F family protein has protein sequence MACPGGPIGDGPRGHPVILLFTVVLCAAVLLLLKPPLGAASRLRAATRSSPDLPSFAKVRRLRWGRRAGGNAATAKGPGLTLVVQQLAALLKGGRTPGRLWDELWTVYGVPNGNGQPLGEPLHFGSALSEGSAAVLGSARAASATGAPVAEAIRRALPTVFKARDREARTWSQLAACFDIAEASGCPLADVLTRFAAQLEAEDDADAARQTALAGPKATVRLLTWLPLMGLGLGTLLGVDPLSTLLGTPLGLAALFGGAVLTVAGRAWSARLVSAAAGSGTP, from the coding sequence ATGGCCTGCCCTGGCGGTCCGATTGGGGATGGACCGCGGGGACATCCTGTGATTCTTCTCTTCACCGTGGTGTTGTGCGCTGCTGTGCTGTTGCTCCTCAAACCTCCCCTGGGTGCTGCTTCCAGGTTGCGGGCAGCAACCAGGAGCAGTCCGGATTTGCCCTCATTTGCGAAGGTTCGGAGATTGCGGTGGGGCAGGCGGGCCGGTGGAAACGCCGCAACGGCCAAGGGACCCGGCCTGACACTGGTGGTTCAGCAACTGGCGGCGCTGCTGAAAGGTGGACGGACGCCCGGGCGGCTGTGGGACGAACTCTGGACGGTCTACGGCGTCCCCAATGGGAACGGGCAGCCGCTTGGGGAGCCACTCCACTTTGGCTCGGCGTTGTCGGAGGGATCGGCCGCCGTACTGGGGTCTGCGCGGGCGGCTTCGGCGACGGGAGCTCCCGTCGCCGAAGCCATCCGGCGGGCACTGCCCACAGTTTTCAAGGCCAGGGACAGGGAGGCCCGGACCTGGTCCCAGCTCGCTGCGTGCTTCGACATCGCAGAAGCCAGCGGGTGCCCGCTCGCCGACGTGCTGACGCGCTTTGCAGCCCAGCTCGAAGCGGAGGATGACGCAGACGCGGCGCGGCAAACAGCCCTTGCCGGGCCCAAGGCAACGGTCCGCCTCCTGACCTGGCTTCCATTGATGGGTCTAGGACTGGGCACCCTCCTGGGCGTGGATCCGCTGTCCACCCTGCTGGGAACACCTCTCGGCCTGGCCGCACTTTTTGGCGGAGCAGTCCTCACGGTTGCGGGAAGGGCCTGGTCCGCGCGGCTGGTATCGGCCGCCGCCGGGTCAGGAACACCATGA